From a region of the Gossypium raimondii isolate GPD5lz chromosome 10, ASM2569854v1, whole genome shotgun sequence genome:
- the LOC105776296 gene encoding RING-H2 finger protein ATL74, producing the protein MLSASVNMHRRLLGTEVSLPPENGNKTHDSYLSETNFDTNLVVILAALLCALICAVGLNSIVRCALRCSRRFATETPEQAAARLATTGLKKRDLRQIPVAVYGEGVGLPSTECPICLGEFVDGEKVRVLPKCNHGFHVRCIDTWLLSHSSCPNCRHSLLEVDASKTETSQQVTSLRQPQNGLGGDHPNGSVVVVVG; encoded by the coding sequence GCATCGACGCCTGCTTGGGACAGAAGTGAGCTTGCCACCGGAAAATGGGAACAAAACTCATGATTCCTACCTTAGCGAGACAAATTTCGACACCAACTTGGTGGTTATATTGGCAGCTCTTTTATGCGCTCTGATCTGTGCAGTGGGGTTGAACTCTATAGTCCGTTGCGCTCTACGTTGCAGCCGAAGGTTTGCGACGGAGACCCCAGAACAAGCAGCTGCTCGCTTGGCGACAACAGGCCTGAAGAAACGAGATTTGAGACAAATCCCGGTGGCAGTGTATGGGGAAGGCGTGGGTTTGCCGTCGACGGAGTGCCCAATATGCCTGGGAGAGTTCGTTGATGGAGAAAAAGTAAGAGTGTTGCCAAAATGCAACCATGGGTTTCATGTGAGGTGCATTGATACATGGCTGCTCTCACACTCATCTTGCCCGAATTGTCGGCACTCGTTACTTGAAGTCGATGCATCAAAAACCGAGACATCCCAGCAAGTCACTTCCCTACGGCAACCACAGAATGGATTAGGTGGTGATCATCCAAACGGCAGCGTCGTTGTCGTTGTTGGATAG